One region of Ornithinibacter aureus genomic DNA includes:
- a CDS encoding NAD(P)-dependent malic enzyme: MAASPLVPFVDPESPVFRAHEGGKLGVHATKPLRDRDDLSLLYTPGVAEVSLAIAADPSLSSRYTARGNTVAVISDGTAVLGLGDIGPLGAMPVMEGKAVLFKHFAGIDAVPVVMETGTVDELVEAIARIAPSYGGINLEDISAPRCFDIEEQLKDRLDIPVFHDDQHGTAIVVLAGLLNSMRVLDRRLPEQRVVVSGAGAAGVAVTKLLQRAGVRDVVVCDSRGIIAPSRQDLTGHKSRLAASTNPRGLSGRISTALTGADVYIGVSGGTVPEDEVALMAPGGMVFALANPTPEVHPDVAHRHAAIVATGRSDFPNQINNVLAFPGIFRGALDSGAPRITEAMKLAAAHAIADLVEEPSVECIVPSVFQEGVADAVASAVVALARSGR, encoded by the coding sequence ATGGCTGCGTCGCCCCTCGTCCCTTTCGTCGACCCGGAGAGCCCGGTCTTTCGTGCTCACGAGGGCGGCAAGCTCGGGGTACACGCGACCAAGCCGTTGCGCGACCGGGACGACCTCTCGCTGCTCTACACGCCCGGCGTCGCCGAGGTGTCGCTGGCCATCGCGGCCGACCCCTCCCTGTCGAGCCGGTACACCGCACGCGGCAACACCGTGGCCGTCATCAGCGACGGCACGGCGGTGCTCGGTCTCGGCGACATCGGCCCGCTCGGGGCCATGCCGGTCATGGAGGGCAAGGCGGTGCTGTTCAAGCACTTCGCCGGCATCGACGCCGTGCCGGTGGTCATGGAGACCGGCACCGTCGACGAGCTCGTCGAGGCCATCGCCCGGATCGCCCCGTCGTACGGAGGCATCAACCTCGAGGACATCTCGGCACCACGCTGCTTCGACATCGAGGAGCAGCTCAAGGACCGCCTCGACATCCCCGTCTTCCACGACGACCAGCACGGCACGGCGATCGTCGTCCTCGCGGGGCTGCTGAACTCCATGCGGGTGTTGGACCGTCGACTGCCCGAGCAGCGGGTCGTCGTCTCCGGGGCGGGTGCAGCCGGGGTCGCCGTGACCAAGCTGCTCCAGCGGGCCGGGGTGCGCGACGTCGTCGTCTGTGACTCGCGCGGCATCATCGCACCGTCGCGCCAGGACCTCACCGGCCACAAGAGCCGGCTCGCGGCCTCGACCAACCCGCGCGGCCTCTCGGGCCGGATCAGCACCGCCCTGACCGGCGCCGACGTCTACATCGGGGTGTCCGGTGGCACCGTCCCGGAGGACGAGGTGGCTCTCATGGCGCCGGGCGGCATGGTCTTCGCGCTCGCCAACCCGACGCCCGAGGTTCACCCGGACGTCGCGCACCGGCACGCGGCCATCGTGGCCACCGGCCGCTCGGACTTCCCGAACCAGATCAACAACGTGCTGGCCTTCCCCGGGATCTTCCGTGGCGCCCTGGACTCCGGAGCCCCCCGGATCACCGAGGCGATGAAGCTCGCGGCCGCCCACGCGATCGCTGACCTCGTCGAGGAGCCGAGTGTCGAGTGCATCGTGCCCTCGGTGTTCCAGGAGGGCGTCGCCGACGCCGTTGCCTCAGCCGTGGTGGCCCTGGCCAGGAGTGGCAGGTGA
- a CDS encoding dTDP-4-dehydrorhamnose 3,5-epimerase family protein produces the protein MHIEPLSIAGAFVVTPRQFPDDRGVFLESFRGDRLAEHLGHRPDIVQTNVSVSARGTVRGIHFADVPPGQGKYVTALTGSLVDYVIDVRVGSPTFGQWEAVTLDTTDRRAVYLSEGLGHAFCALEDDTTAMYLCTATYNPTGEHGIHPLDAEVALTLPDGIEPLLSAKDEAAPTLADAAASGLLPTYAACTAWAATLAELPR, from the coding sequence ATGCACATCGAGCCGCTGTCCATCGCTGGCGCCTTCGTCGTCACCCCGCGGCAGTTCCCCGACGACCGGGGGGTCTTCCTCGAATCCTTCCGTGGCGACCGCCTCGCCGAGCACCTCGGGCACCGGCCGGACATCGTGCAGACCAACGTCTCGGTCTCGGCGCGGGGCACGGTCCGTGGCATCCACTTCGCCGACGTCCCCCCCGGGCAGGGCAAGTACGTGACGGCCCTGACCGGGTCCCTCGTCGACTACGTCATCGACGTGCGGGTGGGCTCCCCCACGTTCGGGCAGTGGGAAGCGGTCACCCTCGACACCACCGACCGGCGGGCGGTGTACCTCTCCGAGGGGCTGGGGCACGCGTTCTGCGCGCTCGAGGACGACACCACGGCCATGTACCTCTGCACGGCCACCTACAACCCGACCGGCGAGCACGGCATCCACCCGCTGGACGCCGAGGTCGCCCTCACCCTGCCCGACGGCATCGAGCCGCTGCTGTCGGCCAAGGACGAGGCGGCCCCGACCCTCGCCGACGCGGCGGCGTCCGGTCTCCTCCCGACCTACGCCGCGTGCACGGCCTGGGCGGCCACCCTCGCCGAACTCCCCCGCTGA
- a CDS encoding ABC transporter substrate-binding protein produces the protein MFRTRALALAAVASTALALTACGSDSLSEGDASATPEASTSAPTVDEALVAKLPESIKSAGVIKIGTDATYQPNEFLDADGKTVIGMDVDLFDAVMAKFGVKTEWVPSAFDAIILGVQSGKYDVGVSSFTVNNKRMAQATMVSYFKAGTQWVTQKGNPKAINPDDACGKTVAVQKGTVQADVDLPARQKACTDAGKPEINVLVDADQAKVTASVQSGKADAMLVDLPPAIAAVDLTGGQLELLGEQYDSAPYGYVLKKEDTAFGEAIVEALKQLESEGTYLEILTKWKTEGGAINDFAVNPTVS, from the coding sequence ATGTTCCGCACCCGCGCGCTGGCCCTGGCCGCCGTCGCCTCGACCGCCCTCGCCCTGACCGCCTGTGGTTCCGACTCCCTCTCCGAGGGTGACGCGAGCGCCACTCCCGAAGCCTCGACGAGCGCCCCGACCGTCGACGAGGCCCTGGTCGCCAAGCTCCCCGAGAGCATCAAGAGCGCCGGCGTCATCAAGATCGGCACCGACGCCACCTACCAGCCCAACGAGTTCCTCGACGCCGACGGCAAGACCGTCATCGGCATGGACGTCGACCTCTTCGACGCGGTCATGGCCAAGTTCGGGGTCAAGACCGAGTGGGTCCCCTCCGCCTTCGACGCGATCATCCTCGGCGTCCAGAGCGGCAAGTACGACGTCGGTGTCTCGAGCTTCACGGTGAACAACAAGCGCATGGCGCAGGCCACGATGGTCAGCTACTTCAAGGCCGGCACCCAGTGGGTGACCCAGAAGGGCAACCCGAAGGCCATCAACCCCGACGACGCGTGCGGCAAGACCGTGGCCGTGCAGAAGGGCACCGTGCAGGCCGACGTCGACCTGCCCGCCCGCCAGAAGGCGTGCACGGATGCCGGCAAGCCGGAGATCAACGTCCTCGTCGACGCCGACCAGGCCAAGGTGACCGCCAGCGTTCAGTCGGGCAAGGCCGACGCTATGCTCGTCGACCTCCCGCCGGCCATCGCCGCGGTCGACCTGACCGGTGGGCAGCTCGAACTGCTCGGCGAGCAGTACGACTCGGCCCCGTACGGCTACGTCCTCAAGAAGGAGGACACCGCGTTCGGTGAGGCCATCGTCGAGGCGCTCAAGCAGCTGGAGTCCGAGGGCACGTACCTCGAGATCCTGACCAAGTGGAAGACCGAGGGCGGCGCGATCAACGACTTCGCCGTGAACCCGACGGTCTCCTGA